The Epinephelus fuscoguttatus linkage group LG7, E.fuscoguttatus.final_Chr_v1 DNA window TGACTGATCCCGATGGCCTGTAAACAGGGGCGTAGCCTGGAAGCCCGTGGACAGATGTAttttctgctgctccatcaTTTGGTGTTGACAATGTGCAAAGGGCATCCAACACTGCAATCCTCTTCACCATTGTTTTCGATACTGACGCCATTCTTGTGGAGCGATAACTGAAATACAACATGCATATCAAGACAGTGAGCTTCAAGCACCTGTAGGGCCTAGCAAATGAAATGTCAGGGAAATTTACTTACCCATGTCCTTGATCCTGTGGTGGTATCGCTCAAAGCGGTTGCAGTCACCAATCATGGGGTGGCCCAGTACATCTATTTGCTCCCCAGTGTGATAGCCACAATGGATGTTAGCCCGGTTTGCCACCTCTGCCTTCCATATCTTAaagaaatatggaaataaaaagTTCTTAAATGTCTAAACGTACAGTAGCAttggagacaaaacaaaatggaggtACAAAATTACCCTCTCAAATAGTCTGTGATGGTCACATATGTGAACCTGGAGTTGCCTCGCTTCCTCGTCAGTTAGACTTGCCGATCGGATTGAAGACAAGTAGCCACTCAGCAAGATGTTGGCTTTGGTGACAAGGCGGCAGTTGTTATGCCAATATATTCAGCAGAGGCTGCTGTAAATGCCTCAGGGcaacacaaaacatctctggttatTATGGTCCACATCTGAATAAGATGGAGCACCTCACAGCCAGTGGCACATGCCAAGTGATGAAGATCTGGGAGCTAAAAGAATAATGTGTTGTGTAATTAATTTAATCTCTGCATAGCACAAAAAGCTATAAAGGATAGAtcaatttaaaatgaacatgCAAAAGCATCATCTTTGGGTGGACTGTCCCTGAGTAAATGCATTGGTTATCTATATAACTTTATTACCTGCTTGAGCCAATGAGGTCTGTCGATTGCAACAATCAGATCACTGAGGAACTGTTGGACTTGTGTCTTCACGTTGCCCCAGATCAGACTTATTTGCAGTCTCCAACACCAAGAGCATCGAGGTGGAAGTGATCGATCCTTGTCTTAAACAAAATACAAAGCCAACCGTAgtattgtttttacatggtTTTCATCATACATGCTTCCTGTTTCAATCCTTTCAACACAAGGTAGAGCAGGACATGTTCAGTCCATTGGTATTGTTGCTCAGAGCTTCATTGTGGCTACagatacattaaaacatttaccTGAATGTGTGGTTCAATGACAATGCCATCGGAGAACAGCTGGTTGTTCGGGCTATACAGGGTCCCAGTCTctgtttcatgttgtttcctctCCACAACACCCATTTCAGACATGGCAGCGATAATGTTGTTTGTGTTGGCCTTTGTCCTGCGGGGTGCTTCACTGGCCACCTGTGGGTTGGAGAGGTCGGCCTTGTCAACCGTGCAAAACCTACATCTAAGAGAGGGCAAAGGAAAAGGGATTAGGAAtacatttttaagatttttcacaataaacagtaaaaccaAATAGCTTATGAAGTAATAATTAATCTAACCTTTTGTTTGCAGTGGATGACAAACAGTTGGCACAGTGGTTTGCCTGGGGCATGTCTGCATTGATCTCGCCAATTCCTCCACAAACAAACACCTCACCCCATAGTAAGGGCAGTCAGCATAATAACCTTCCTGCAGTTTCTCTATGTATGGTGAAATGGCATCCATACACTGCTGAAATGATGTTCCTGATTTGGAAAGAAGATAAACTGTATCAAATCCTACATAGGCCATGATGTAAACAATTAACTATTTGTATCTAAATGTAGTGACCATGCTACCTGGTTCTCCGAGGCCTATGATGCCCATGTGTTCCCTTTTTGCCCCCTCAGAACGAGGCAAATTACCAAGGGAAAAGTACATCCCATTAGTGGAATGGTACTTCCGCCTGTACAGCCCAAACCCATCAAAATATAAATGGATGTACAGCGGGAGCACTGGTActccttaaagaaaaaaaacaattaggCTACTTCatacatgttcatgttcatcTTAGCTACATCAGTCTCACTCTTTTGATTGAACATATTATTCATGTCCATTGACCATGAAAAGTTCTACTGTACCTGTGGGACGGTCTCTTTGTTGCTGTCCCTCACTGCAATGAGCAGGGAGAGTTGATGCATCTCTGATGAACCTGCCGCTTGGCTCTGCAAAAGCTGTGGCAGAGTGGCTGCTGTACAAGTAGTGGCCAGTGTACTGTTGGATCTGTGGCATTTTTCTCACCACATCATCTAGTGTAATGGACTCAATGGCGTCAGAGATGAAAATTTGTTCTCTGACTGGTGTTATATGGTGATACTGCTGGTGATTTCTCATCTCCAGGCCACGGAACAGCAGCCTGCACCTAAGGACCAGGTTTCTTTAGAGCTATCAAAAGCAATTGACTCCACTCTTGCAAGTTGTGCTCTCCGGTCCGTGTTAATCCTGATGATGTCAAGTGCAGttacctgaaaaaaaaagtaaaaaagccTACATAAAATGATGACCTGCATCTTTTTTGGTGTgcgctttttaaaaaattagttTACCTTGCCCACATTTGTCTTGACAGACTGTATGCAAAAGAGCTTGCTCTGATGAAAGAGCCTTGAATTGAAGGCGTCCCTGTGGCAGTCGGTCACTGGCACAAATGTCATTTTGGCCATGTGCATATTGTTTTTTAAGATGTTGTCCACTGTCTTCTCCATATTAAAGTGGTAGAAATGGGAATCATCACCATGTACACTAATAGGCACCTTTGGTAGGTTTTTCCTTATCTTCTGAAATGGGGAACACAGTCAAATTACATGAGTACAGTATCTTAAAACAAGCCTATTTCTTTACTTACAGTCATTAACAGGACCCTATGTGAGTGCCCAATGGAAAGCTGATGCTAGAGCGCCATGGTATCCAACTTTGCTTTGCCTACCttgaaaacactgacatttggtGGTACGTCCTCCTTCTTGAAACTG harbors:
- the LOC125891665 gene encoding uncharacterized protein LOC125891665 isoform X2; protein product: MLRIRSDNDNPHPLRVREDAEVHNEEDSDEGNELQDYAYEEDEEQDMPQPDEDIMDIDIEEAPEPEGIDDAENEMVDLYPFNSFTEASLSLFFETSGISESNFSSLLEILSHDSFKKEDVPPNVSVFKIRKNLPKVPISVHGDDSHFYHFNMEKTVDNILKNNMHMAKMTFVPVTDCHRDAFNSRLFHQSKLFCIQSVKTNVGKVTALDIIRINTDRRAQLARVESIAFDSSKETWSLGAGCCSVAWR
- the LOC125891665 gene encoding uncharacterized protein LOC125891665 isoform X1, which translates into the protein MLRIRSDNDNPHPLRVREDAEVHNEEDSDEGNELQDYAYEEDEEQDMPQPDEDIMDIDIEEAPEPEGIDDAENEMVDLYPFNSFTEASLSLFFETSGISESNFSSLLEILSHDSFKKEDVPPNVSVFKKIRKNLPKVPISVHGDDSHFYHFNMEKTVDNILKNNMHMAKMTFVPVTDCHRDAFNSRLFHQSKLFCIQSVKTNVGKVTALDIIRINTDRRAQLARVESIAFDSSKETWSLGAGCCSVAWR